From Candidatus Atribacteria bacterium, one genomic window encodes:
- a CDS encoding protein translocase subunit SecF, translating into IIGYSINNTIVILDRLRENIKFKTREPFENLVNMSINQSLSRTINTALTTIIPILTLYFFGGNILSDFALALFIGMVAGTYSSIFIASPLLLEWNKIFQKHQRNTIISVKKGKK; encoded by the coding sequence CTATTATCGGGTATTCAATAAATAATACAATTGTAATTTTAGATAGACTTAGGGAAAATATAAAGTTTAAAACCAGAGAGCCCTTTGAAAATTTAGTCAATATGAGCATTAATCAGTCTCTGTCCAGAACGATAAACACAGCTTTAACTACTATTATTCCAATTTTAACCTTATATTTTTTCGGAGGAAATATCCTTTCTGATTTCGCTTTAGCATTATTTATAGGAATGGTTGCCGGGACTTATTCTTCAATTTTTATTGCCAGCCCATTATTATTGGAATGGAATAAAATATTTCAGAAACACCAAAGAAATACTATAATTTCTGTGAAAAAGGGTAAAAAGTAA
- a CDS encoding DUF2905 domain-containing protein → MSEFNILGRTLLFFGVVLIILGTIFLLVGKLSFPFRFPGDIIVQRKNFVFYFPLGICVAISIIFTIIFRIFRH, encoded by the coding sequence ATGTCAGAATTTAATATATTAGGCAGAACATTACTATTTTTTGGAGTAGTGCTGATAATATTAGGAACTATTTTTTTGTTAGTAGGTAAGTTATCTTTTCCTTTTAGATTCCCTGGAGATATAATAGTTCAAAGAAAAAATTTTGTCTTTTACTTCCCTTTAGGTATATGTGTGGCAATAAGTATTATTTTTACTATCATTTTCCGAATATTCAGACATTAG